DNA sequence from the Sulfurimonas sp. HSL3-1 genome:
CGAAGGGTGCTCGGAGACCCTCGGCATCAGCAGCTGCCAATGGAAAAGCGACGGCGCCGTCATTGACATCAAGTTCATCTCCGACCAGGTGACATTCACCTCGGCCAAAGGACTGAAGTAACCCTTCCCCCTCTGCTTCCTATGGGAGCAGAACATCCCTGACGATTCTTGCTTCGTCTCCGTAAGCTCTTTTCAAACGCTACCGTATAAACAAAACGCCCGACACGGTCAATGACATTACAACCGTCACCGGTCTGTTCACGAAAAATACAAAGAGGTGGAAAAAAAAGGGGAAAAATAGCGTGGAGAAGAAGGTGGGGAGCCGCCTGTAACGGGCTCCCTGCAGATACGCGGGGGCGTTACATCATCCCCGGCATACCGCCCATACCGCCCATGCCGCCCATATCCGGTGCGGCCGGCTTCTCTTCCGGGATCTCGTGGATCGTCGCTTCCGTCGTCAGCAGGAGGCTGGAGACGGAGGTTGCGTTCGTCAGGGCGACGCGCTCGACTTTGAGCGGGTCGATGATGCCTGCTTCGAACATGTCGACATACTCGCCTGTTGCCGCGTTGAAACCGACGTTCTCGCTCGCAGCCGTCTCGATACCGTTGACGACGACGCCCGTGTCAAAGCCCGCATTGGCAGCGATCTGCTTGACCGGTGCTTTGACGGCGCGCAGGATGATCTCGTAGCCGATCTTCTGGTCGCCTTCGAGGTCGAGCTGCACCTTGGACGCGGCACGGATCAGTGCGGCACCGCCCCCGATAACGATCCCCTCTTCCACGGCGGCTTTTGTCGCGGAGAGCGCATCATCGACGCGGTCTTTTTTCTCTTTCATTTCCGTCTCGGTCGCGGCACCGACCTTGATGACGGCAACCCCGCCGGAGAGCTTCGCCAGGCGTTCCTGGAGCTTCTCTTTGTCGTATTCGGAAGTCGTCGCCTCGATCTGCGTCTTGATCTCGTTGATACGCGCCTGGACCGCCGCGCTGTCGCCGATACCGTCGACGATGGTCGTG
Encoded proteins:
- a CDS encoding DUF3862 domain-containing protein, whose amino-acid sequence is MILAALIVLVGGCSKVTKENYDKIDSGMSYDEVVKLIGKPEGCSETLGISSCQWKSDGAVIDIKFISDQVTFTSAKGLK